From one Acidobacteriota bacterium genomic stretch:
- a CDS encoding ferredoxin family protein: MAFVIAEPCIGTKDTACVDACPVDCIHPKKSEEDFGESPMLFINPVECIDCGACVPACPVAAIYAEGDVPDRWEKYVRINAEHYVTK; encoded by the coding sequence ATGGCATTTGTTATCGCCGAGCCATGCATTGGGACAAAAGACACCGCATGTGTCGATGCGTGCCCGGTAGACTGCATTCACCCGAAGAAGAGCGAAGAAGACTTTGGCGAAAGCCCCATGCTGTTCATCAATCCTGTTGAATGTATCGACTGCGGTGCCTGCGTACCTGCCTGCCCAGTAGCGGCGATCTATGCCGAAGGCGATGTGCCCGATCGATGGGAAAAGTATGTGCGGATCAATGCAGAGCACTATGTAACAAAGTAG
- the ctaD gene encoding cytochrome c oxidase subunit I, translating into MATTPVIASALPARNYLNNGFGLKSWLLTQDHKRIAILYVLTTSFFFTIGGLAAALIRLELLTPAGDLMAADTYNKLFSIHGIIMVFFFLVPVAPAVLGNFLIPLMIGARDVAFPKINLLSWYLFVIGGSIELCSMVTGGVDTGWTFTTPLSTHYLNSNVVSAAMGIFVAGFSSILTGVNFIVTIHRMRAPGMTWFRLPLFVWSYYATSIIFVLGTPVVAITLVLVVLERVFGIGVFNPALGGDPLLFQHLFWFYSHPAVYIMILPGMGIMSEVIACFCRKRVFGYTAVAFSSVAIAIFSFFVWAHHMFIMGISNYSALMFSLMSMLVAIPSAIKVFNWSATMYRGSISFTTPMLYAFGFIGLFTMGGMTGVMLASLGMDIQLTETYFIVAHFHYVMVGGMISAYMAGLHFWWPKMTGRMYSEQLGKLAASTLFIGFNLTFFPQFVLGYLGMPRRYHSYPPEFQVLNALSTAGASILAIGYLLPAVYLLWSLKYGKIAGSNPWRAAGLEWTVQSPPVTENFLQTPVVTREAYDYAEIDNPTVVASESIAAS; encoded by the coding sequence ATGGCAACGACACCAGTAATAGCGTCAGCCCTACCGGCAAGAAATTATCTCAATAACGGATTTGGTCTTAAATCATGGCTACTTACGCAAGACCATAAGCGTATCGCCATTCTCTATGTCCTCACGACGAGCTTTTTCTTCACTATTGGAGGACTGGCCGCAGCCCTGATCCGGTTGGAATTGCTGACTCCCGCAGGCGACCTTATGGCTGCCGACACCTATAACAAGCTGTTCTCCATTCACGGCATCATCATGGTCTTTTTCTTCCTGGTGCCGGTGGCGCCGGCGGTGCTGGGAAATTTTCTGATACCTCTGATGATTGGCGCTCGGGATGTCGCCTTCCCGAAGATCAATCTTCTGAGCTGGTATCTCTTCGTTATTGGAGGCAGCATTGAACTATGTTCGATGGTCACCGGCGGCGTGGATACGGGGTGGACCTTCACTACTCCCCTCAGTACGCATTACCTGAACAGTAATGTCGTCAGCGCGGCCATGGGGATCTTTGTTGCAGGATTTTCTTCCATACTGACTGGCGTCAATTTCATCGTTACGATTCACCGAATGCGCGCCCCGGGAATGACCTGGTTCCGGTTGCCGCTCTTCGTCTGGTCCTATTACGCGACGTCGATTATCTTCGTTCTTGGAACGCCGGTCGTCGCGATAACGTTAGTGCTGGTTGTGTTGGAACGTGTCTTTGGAATAGGCGTTTTCAACCCTGCGTTGGGGGGAGACCCACTCCTGTTCCAGCATCTGTTCTGGTTCTATTCCCATCCCGCCGTATACATCATGATCTTGCCGGGAATGGGAATCATGTCCGAGGTGATTGCGTGCTTCTGCAGGAAGCGTGTCTTCGGCTATACCGCAGTCGCATTTTCATCGGTCGCTATCGCTATCTTTAGCTTCTTCGTGTGGGCTCACCATATGTTCATTATGGGCATATCGAACTATTCGGCTTTGATGTTTTCGCTGATGAGTATGCTGGTCGCCATCCCTTCCGCAATCAAAGTGTTTAACTGGTCGGCGACGATGTACCGGGGCTCCATCAGCTTTACCACTCCCATGCTCTATGCTTTTGGTTTCATCGGACTTTTTACGATGGGCGGCATGACAGGGGTGATGCTCGCCTCTCTGGGCATGGATATCCAACTGACCGAGACCTATTTCATTGTGGCCCATTTCCACTACGTCATGGTGGGCGGCATGATCAGCGCTTACATGGCCGGGTTGCATTTCTGGTGGCCAAAGATGACAGGAAGAATGTATTCAGAGCAGTTGGGGAAGCTCGCTGCCAGCACGCTTTTTATCGGCTTCAACCTGACATTCTTTCCGCAGTTTGTTCTTGGCTATCTTGGCATGCCTCGGCGCTATCATTCCTATCCGCCGGAGTTCCAGGTGCTGAACGCCCTTTCAACTGCCGGCGCATCGATCCTCGCTATTGGTTATCTGTTGCCCGCGGTCTATCTCCTCTGGTCGTTGAAGTACGGAAAGATAGCAGGGAGCAATCCATGGCGAGCGGCAGGGCTGGAATGGACAGTGCAATCGCCCCCCGTCACCGAAAACTTCCTGCAAACCCCGGTTGTTACAAGGGAGGCTTACGACTATGCAGAGATTGACAATCCAACCGTGGTAGCCAGTGAGTCGATCGCAGCGTCCTGA